The genome window GCCTAGATAAAATTAGGGTTGCAAATAAAATATCAACTGACTTAAATTTTAACAATTGTATAAAGTCAATAGAACAAAGAATTTCTACATTAAAAAATGAACCGTACGATGTTAGTTACTTAAATAACACTTCAGGAAATCAATTCTTTGTCTATATTGAAATTCCAGATATTTATTCCTCAAAAAATTATAAAATATTGGATAAAAATGTAGTATGCGAGAGTAAACCGTAAAGATATTTATAACATTCTGACAATTCAAAATAATTAGAAATTCACAGTTAATTCATTCTGACAGTTCAAAATAATCATGAATTCACAGTTAATTCATTTACCGCTCTAAACGCCATATCTATTGCAGAATGCGTAAAAGGAATCCAAGAAGAATCAGAATTTGCGATAGTAATGTTACCGACTTTTGTTCTTGCCGCCGTAATTATTTTATCAACTTCTGTTTCTTTATCATATAATGAATTAAATGTATAAGAATATCCATGTGACCATCTATTTACAGTTATTGCTAAAATATCTTTTTCATGATTAAAACCGTATGTACCAAGCATTCTTTGCAGTTGATTTCTAATATCTTTTTCAAAATCAGCAAAACTCATTCCTAAAAGTTTATATCTACCTAATTTAGATTTTGTTCTAGCATCCAAAGAAGGATCTAATACTGTTGGAACATAAGTCATATGCAGACAAATAGGATCATTAGGTGATTTAGAATGTTCATATCCACCAATATTTACTGGATAATCTAATTTCACTCGACAGTAAGTCATGGTTGGAGAATAAATTTCATGCACTCCAGCTTTAAAAAAAGATTGCCAATTTCTTATTACAACCTTACTATATACAATATTTGCTTTAATATTTTTTGCTAAACAGTCTTTTTGTATATTAGAAATTTCAGGTATAATATGTGGTATCATCATATTGTACCCTGCCATAATAACTTGATTGCCTTTCACACGTATCAATTTTCCTGAATGATCAAAATATCCAATATTTACTGAATTTTTTTCATTGTATGCATGCACAACTGTACTATTTAATCTTAATTTAACATGATTACTTGGCAAATCTAATTTTGAATAATCAAAATTCGCAAGAACAACATCGTGCATAGTATTTCCTAAGGCAACAGCTGGTATCATTTTTCTTACTAAAAGTCTTGCTAAGGATGAATTACCATCAGGAAAGTGATAAATATATGGATCTTCAAGTTCAGCTTTACCGACACCACTGAGTTTAGGAATATTTAAACCATCAAGACCTGGAACTCCCAAATTTCGAGCATCTAAAGCAGATACCCCATCAATACCATTCGCATAAAAATCTGAACTTTTTGCTTGAAAAAATAAAGCTACATGTTTTGAAAGTTTTACATTGTTTATTAAATAATCCCTATAGCTGGTTTCTGCTAAATATTTTAAACATTCTTTTTCCGAAAAATTAGGTAAATAATTTATTTTTTTAGTAAATAAACTTACTAATGAAATTTTATCTTCTGCAGAAAAAGGAAATTCTTTTATAAAATTTTGATAACTCTTTCCATTCAAATGCTTTGGATCTACATCATCTGCAATAACTCGTGCAGGATCTCCGTTAATTAACTTATCAACGCCAAATGTTTCTTTATTAAAAAAAACTCCTCGACTCAAACCCATTTCAGAATAAAAATTTCTATTAAAACATTTGCCTAATTCATCGATATTTACACCAATATCATCAAGCAGATTTATAGCTATCTTACTGTAAATACTTTTTGGTGATTGCAGCGATTCAGTGCCTCCATAGGCTAAAATAAGTTTTTTATTTATAATAAATTCGTTTCTTTTAGCATGTCCACCAAAATCATCATGATTATCAAGAATTAATATTTTTTTCTCATTTCCAAACTTTTTTTGGTAAAATCGAGCAGCTGACAAGCCACTAATCCCTGCTCCAACAATCACTAAATCATAATTTTCAAAAATTGGTAGATCTTTAATTGAAAACTTTTCTTTTTCTCGACCTAATTTGTGGGCTATTTCAAAGGAACCATTATGGTTACCCCTTAAACCTTGAAGTAGAGGTGGATAAGAATTTTTTTTTTCTCTCTGAAGCAAAAAGTTGATCAAGAGGTGTTAAACCAGCAGTAATTGCTATAGAAACTCCATTAAGAAAATCACGCCTAGTAATAGTCATAAGAATTCCTTTCATATTTAGTTTAGTATTTATATGAAATAAATATGAAATTGTCAAAAATAATATTATTTTATAATAATTTGCTAAAGGTTATATATTATTTTTACTAAATTTAATTTATTTTATAAAAACAATAATATTTATAATTAAAAATATTTAGCAATCATTAGAACGCATACTATAGTATTTCTATTTATTGTAGATTTAGGTAGGAGATAAAGAATGAAAACTCATATCATACTCAATTTAGAAGGAACTTATTATCTTTCAGAAGTTTTGCCACATGATAAACCAAGTTATCTTGAGCATTTCAAAGAAAAACAAATATATGACCAAACTTTAAACATACCTTTCCCATATACTGAAGCAAATGCTGATTGGTGGATTAATTACGTAACAGAATCAACTTTAAAAATAGGAAAACCAATTCACTGGGCTATCCGAAATTCAGACGGAAAATTAATTGGTGGAATTGGCTTAAATGATTTTGAAATTGGGAAATCCTACAAAACGGAGTTAGGCTATTGGTTAGCAAAACCTTTCTGGAATAAAGGAATTATGACGAATGCTGTTAAAGCAGTAACCGATCTTGGTTTGAATGAATATGGGCTTATACGCATCACAGCACATGTCTTCGACTTCAATATAGGGTCTGCAAAAGTATTAGAAAAAGCAGGATATTCACTTGAGGGCATTCTCCGCAAAAATTATCAAAAAGATGGGAAAATTTTTGATGGTAAACTCTATGCAATTGTTAAAGAATAATATTTATATTTATTTTTTCTAAAGTTACTTTGTTTTAAATAGAGTATCTCCAATTTTTACAGAAAAAGTTTTTAATTTAACAAAAGTATTATTATAACAACTTAATAAAATTATGAAACTTTTACTTTAATTTATATCAAATTTATACTACAATATATTTTCATAGAAAAATACTTAATTTTTTTAGTATTTTTCATTTCGTGAAAAAATTAAATATACTTATTCTCTATAATCTTATTTTTTAAACACAAGAATGAAAAAATCATGCTAAAAAATATAACTCTAATTTTTTTATTATTGTATTGTAATAACCTCTATTCTAAGGAAGAAATTTCTTTTCTAAATAATCAGGATGAAAATATTCAAATTGAATTTATTGTCACTAGACTAGAAGTAAAATCATTATTTAGAGGGCAAGAACCAATGTTTGATTTAGTTAAAACTTTGCAAATTCCTTCTGGAAATTCAAGCTTAATTAGCTTAGACGAAGAATTTTATATCTTTAATAAAAATATTAAATTAAAAATAGATAACTCAGGAACAGAATGCTATTGGATCTATATATTTAATTTTATCAAAAAAACACATGGGTATTTTTTAAGACTGTTTATCAATGACCAAGAAATGGGAAAAATATGTGCTACTAAATATTCTTCTGTTGATTACAAAGTTCACGCTAATCTAGAGTTAGGAAAAAACTCTTCTAATCTATATGTATTAAAATTTTATAACTCAGGATGGTGGGGAGAAAAAACAATTGAAACAGAAGAATTAGAAGTTATTTTAGATTATGATGTTAAAGTTGGGAATTAATTATTTAAAAATAATACTTAAAATTTAATTCAAACTTATTTTCATACATAAACCTTGCTCCACAAGTATTTCAAAAAAATACAGGATAACTGATAAATTATTTTCATAATTTTAGTTTTTTAAATTTTTTCTAATAAATAACGCAGAAATTCCTACAAATAAACAAGGTAACAAAATATAAATAAATTCAGACTTTAAAACAATGAAACCTCTTTCGGAAAAGAATTTTTTTACTCCGATAGGTGAAACTTTAATTTCGCGAAATGAAAAGAAATATCTTGATTCATTAAATGGCCACCAAAATTCTACCCCTAAACCACCTGAAGTACAAGCATCAAGAATTCCATGGGAAAGCATTGAAACAAACGCAAATAAAAAAACATATAAATGTTTTGCTGTTAAATAATTAGAAAAAAATGCGGCGATTAGACCTATTAGAAAAGCCAAAAACACAGAATGAGTAAAACCTCTGTGTCCCCATTGCGACTCATACTTTATTCCATAATTAAATCCAAGGACATCTAAATCAGGAATTACTGATAACAACATTCCTAACACTAAAAGACGTTTGGGAATATGTTTAAATCCACATGCCATAGTCAATGCCAGGGGAACTGCAATATGCGAAAAAGCTGATGCCATTTTATTTAATTCCTTTTAATTTGGATTAAGCAAGTAGCAATTTTTAAAGTTACAAACAATTACATAATCAATCTTGTTATAACTTATGCCAGTTAAGAGTTGAGAAAAATATTGTGAAGATTGAAGAAATAGCTCCAATTTGTTAGTTAATTGTTGCTTAAAACAAAGTAACAAAGGAGCTACCAATGGATTGGCAGAACCAACTCATTACCGTTTACCTTACTTCCTGCAAATTTTTTTCTCAACTTTCTCCCTACATTTTTTTAAAAATAAGTCCTAATTCAAATCCTTCGTTTACTGATGAAGAAACCATCACAATTTACATCTTTGGAATTTTGAATGAACTTAAAAATATAAAATCAATTTTTAAATTTACAAAAAATTTCCTTAGTGAATGGTTTCCAAATTTACCTTCTTATGAAGGATTTTTATTTAGACTTAACAATCTGAATCATCTTTTTCCTGAACTTTCTAAATTCCTTTTACAGAATAAAAAGTTCAAATTAAATTCAAATACTACTAAACCTTTCGTTCTAATTGACTCTTTACCAATTATCTTGGCAAAGGGTTTTAGAGCTCACAAATGTAATACAGCAAAAGAAATTTCTTCAATTGGTTTCTGCTCTTCCAAAAATCTTTTTTATTTTGGATTGAAACTTCATCTTACTGCTTTATTTAAAAATAAACGCCTTGCTTCCCCGGTATCAATGAAAATAACACGTGCTGCAACACATGATTTAACAGCGGTTAAGAATGATCTTTTAAATTTAAATCACTCAGAACTATTTGCTGATCGAGCGTACTGCGATCAATTTACTAAACAAAAATTGGCTAAAAAAAATTCTAACTTGCATACTCCAATTAAACTTTCAAGAAGTAAAAAAACTCTCTCATACGATGAAAAAGTATATTCAAAATCTGTTAGTTCAATTAGACAATCAATTGAAATCCTATTCAACTGGCTAATTGAATCTGGTGGTATTCAAACGGCATCTAAAGTCCGTTCAACAAAGGGCTTGCTTGTACATGTTTTCGGAAGATTTTCTGCATGCCTTTTTAAGTACATGTTCTTTTTCTAAATACATATTCTCAACTCTTAACTGGCATAACTTATCCTTATTAGTATTATTTTCGCATATTTTCTAGATGATATGGATTTGAGGGTGGACAAATTTCAATGTCGTTATCAGAATTGTAAATATAATTACTTTTTTGTCCATCAACAACTTGAAAATATCTATCATTAACGACTTCAATTTGTTGGATTACTCGATTCACAAATTCATCTAATTTATCATTTCGCTTCAGATTATAGGAATTTTCATAATAATTATTGATAGTGGTTGGGAATAAACATTTATTTTTCATATTATGATTAGGTTTTAAAACTTTCTTTACCTGAATAAGATCCTGTGTCGGAAAAAT of Pigmentibacter sp. JX0631 contains these proteins:
- a CDS encoding GNAT family protein; translated protein: MKTHIILNLEGTYYLSEVLPHDKPSYLEHFKEKQIYDQTLNIPFPYTEANADWWINYVTESTLKIGKPIHWAIRNSDGKLIGGIGLNDFEIGKSYKTELGYWLAKPFWNKGIMTNAVKAVTDLGLNEYGLIRITAHVFDFNIGSAKVLEKAGYSLEGILRKNYQKDGKIFDGKLYAIVKE
- a CDS encoding metal-dependent hydrolase — encoded protein: MASAFSHIAVPLALTMACGFKHIPKRLLVLGMLLSVIPDLDVLGFNYGIKYESQWGHRGFTHSVFLAFLIGLIAAFFSNYLTAKHLYVFLFAFVSMLSHGILDACTSGGLGVEFWWPFNESRYFFSFREIKVSPIGVKKFFSERGFIVLKSEFIYILLPCLFVGISALFIRKNLKN
- a CDS encoding transposase, with product MDWQNQLITVYLTSCKFFSQLSPYIFLKISPNSNPSFTDEETITIYIFGILNELKNIKSIFKFTKNFLSEWFPNLPSYEGFLFRLNNLNHLFPELSKFLLQNKKFKLNSNTTKPFVLIDSLPIILAKGFRAHKCNTAKEISSIGFCSSKNLFYFGLKLHLTALFKNKRLASPVSMKITRAATHDLTAVKNDLLNLNHSELFADRAYCDQFTKQKLAKKNSNLHTPIKLSRSKKTLSYDEKVYSKSVSSIRQSIEILFNWLIESGGIQTASKVRSTKGLLVHVFGRFSACLFKYMFFF